CGTGGTGCTGGTCGCGGATTCGAGCGATCCCCCCGACGAACTCCGCGAGAAACTCCGCGTCTCGCTCGACGTGCTCGATGCGCAGGACGTTCCACGCGAGGCGGTCGTGACCGCACTCAACAAGGTCGATCTGCTCAACGATGAGGAGCGCGAGCGTCGGCTGGCGGCCGCGGCCGACATCGCCCCGTCACCGCTGCCGATCAGCGTCCGGGAGGGAACGAACCTCGATCGACTCGTGGCGCGGATCGAGGACGAATTGCCGACTGAACGCACCACGGTCGAGATGGAAAACGTCGACGAGGCGATGAGCGTCGTTTCGTGGCTCTACGACCACGCGAACGTCGCGGACGTGAGCTATGGATCGGCAGGCGATCAGGTCACGGTCACGTTCGCGGCGCGGCCGTCGATCGTCGAGCAGGCGCGAGCCAAAGCAGCGGCCGTCGGCGGCGTCGACGGCTGATCCTCGACGAAAGCGTGTGATCGGCGACGAGATGGGAGCAGGACGGCTGGCTCACGTGCCGCCGTAGACCGGAAAGAGTTCGAACAGCACGAACGAGGCGGCCGCCGACAGCGACGGCGTCATGATCCAGAGCATGACCACGCGTCCCGTCGTCGCGGGATCGAACAGGTCGTTCGCGGCGAGTTCGTCGGGTTCCTCCTCGCCGATTCCTGGCACACCACCTGCACCAGCGACGTCACCGTTCGCGGTATCTCCGGTGACGTCACCAGCCACGTCGCCGGCAGTAGTTCCGGTGGCCGTATCGTCGGCGGCGAGTGCGTTCGTCGAGATGGTCGTCGTCTCCTCGCTGCCCTGGATGGCGGCCGTCGCCGCGCTGGCGACGGTCGTCGTGCGGGTCGCCCGACCCCAGCCGAGCCCCACGATACACATCGTCGCGCTGACCGCGAGACTCGCCGGAATCCCGAACTCGGAGAGTACGGTGATGATCGTCGCACTCACGATGGCGACCACGAGCGACGCGAGCAGCGGAAGGTCGGTGAGATCGTTGCCGACGGTGTCGAGGGTGCGTCGCGCGATCGTGAACGAGCCGAGACCGATGGCCGCCGCCGCGAGGACGACGCCCTGAGTGATACTGATCGCCCCGCCGCCGACGAGCGGCGCGACCGCGTTCGCGGTGTTCGACGCGCCCGCGCTGAACGCCATATAACAGCTGATCGCGAGCACGATCGCGCTCCAAAACCCCTCCTTCCGGCTGGTGTCCTCGGCAAGGTGTGGGATCGGAACTGAACCCGATCGATCGAGCACGAACAGCGCGCCGTCGGAGCGGTCGATCCCGAACCACGCGTCGAGATAGGGGTAGAGGTAGCGCCCGACGACCGCGCAGATCCAGAAGGCGAGTACCGGGGCGACGATCCACGCCGAGACGATCTCGAACATTACGGCGTAATCGAGGCTTCCACTCGCCACACCGAGCCCGGCGATCGCGCCGACTGCGGTCATCGAGGTCGAGGCTGGTACTCCAAAGAGGTTCGAGATAAGCAGGGCAAGCCCGACGAAAAAGAGCACGCCGACGCTCGCCGCGAGTGTGAACTGATCGGCGGGGACGATCCGACCGCCCATCGTCTCGATGACCTCCGTCCCGACCGTCGCCCCACCGAGCAACGCAAACCCCGTAAACAGCGCGGCAGCGCCGGTCTTCGAAACGAGTCGACTCCCCACCGCGGGACCGAACGCGACTCCTGTCGAGGAACCACCGATGTTGAAGCCGACGAAGACCGCGACCGCGAGACCAATGATAAGAACGGCAGTAACCATGAATAACTTATCGGGACCTTCTGACTAAATAGTGCCGCTTTCGACCGACGCCCGCACCCGCCTTCGTGATCGTCACGTCTGCCGCAGTCGTCGCATCACCCGAACGCATTCGATCGCGGGCTGACCGTGTGAGCACGCTTAAGCCCCGGCGACTGCTCGTCCCGGTATGCAGACACGCGATCTCTCCGAGCACGCCGTCTACAGGGCCGGCGAGGGGAGTGAGGAGGTCGCACGCGAGCTGGGACTCGATCCCGACGACCTCGTGAAACTCTCCTCGAACGAGAACCCGCTCGGTCCGAGTCCGGCAGCGATGACGGCGATCCGCGAGGCCGCAAGCGAGGTCCACGTCTATCCCAAATCGGCTCACACCGATCTCGTCGCCGCGATCGCCGATCAGTGGGAGCTCACGCCGAGCCAGGTGTGGCTCGCCAACGGCGGCGACGGCGCGCTGGATTATCTCTCGCGCGCGTTACTCGATCCCGGCGCGGCGGTGCTCGTGCCCGAACCCGGCTTCGCCTACTACGGAATGAGCGCGCGCTATCACCACGGCCGAGTCCGTTCGTACTCGCTCCGGGCCGAGGAGGGATTCACCCAGAGCGCCGACGCGGTGCTCGACGTCTACGACGGCGAGCGCATCGTCTACCTCACCAGCCCGCACAACCCGACCGGCACAGTCGTCGACCTCGCAGACGTCGAACGGATCGCCGAGGAAACGAACGAGGACACACTCGTGGTCGTCGACGAGGCGTACGGCGAGTTCGCCGAGACGCCGAGCGCCGTCCGACTGGTCGAAGGACGCGAGGGATGGGATGCCCGCGAGGACGTCGCAGTGCTCCGCACCTTCTCGAAGGCCTACGGTCTCGCAGGGCTCCGGCTGGGGTACGCTGTCGTGCCCGAGCCGTGGGCCGGCGCGTACGCCCGGGTGAACACGCCGTTCGCGGCGAGCACGGTCGCCTGTCGCGCCGGCCTCGCCGCGCTCGACGACCGCGAACACGTCGAACGAACGGTCGAGAGCGCCGTGTGGGCACGCGAGTATCTCGAAAGCGAACTCGATACCAAGACCCACGAAAGCGAGGGTAACTTCGTACTCGCCAAGGTGAGCGACGCAACCGCAGTCGCCGAGGCGGCCCAGCGACGGGGCGTGATCGTCCGGGACTGTACGAGCTTCGGTCTCCCCGAATGTGTCCGGGTCTCGTGTGGAACCCGAGAAGAGACCGAACGCGCAGTCTCCGTGCTGAACGAGGTGCTTGCGGGGTGAGAGTCGCCGTCACCGGAACGCCGGGCTCCGGCAAGACGACCGCGACCGATCGGCTCGCCGCACGCGACGACGGCAGCAACGCCGACGACTCTGGCGGTGTCGAGGGAACTCTCGATCTCGTCCACCTGAACGAGGTCATCCGCGAGGAGGGGCTGTCGACCGGGACCGACGCCGATCGCGACAGCCTCGTGGCGGACCTCGATGGCGTCGAGGCCTGGCTCGACGACCGCCAGACCACCGCCGACATCGCCCTCGTCGAATCCCATCTTGCCCACTGGCTCAACGCCGATCGCGTGGTCGTGCTCCGGTGTCATCCCGCCGAACTCGAAGATCGGCTCGCCGCCCGCGGGGAGCCCGACGCCACCATCACGGAGAACGCCGAAAGCGAGGCGCTCGACGTGATCCTCGGCGAGGCGGTCGAGCGCCACAGCCGCGACGCGGTGTACGAGATCGACGCGACCGATCGCGCTCCCGAGGATGTCGCCAGCGAAATTCGGGCCGTCATCGCCGGCGAGCGTGAACCGAGCGCCGGAACCGTCTCGTTCGTCGAGTACCTCTGATCCCATGAGTCACCAGCCATGACACTCGATGGGTACCGCTCGACCGCCGACCGTCTCCTCGAACCGTTCGTCGGCCTCGCGGCCCGAGCGGGACTGACGCCGAACGTCGTGAGCGTCGTCGCGTTCGTGTTCGCGGCTGCGGCGGGGGTGGCGTACGTTCTCGCGGGCGGCGAGGCGCTGTGGTATCTCGCTGGCGCGGTCTGCGTTGGACTCAACGGCTCGCTCGATCTGCTCGACGGCGCGCTCGCGCGCCGGCTCGACACCGCCTCGCGGGCGGGCG
The Halococcus saccharolyticus DSM 5350 DNA segment above includes these coding regions:
- a CDS encoding inorganic phosphate transporter, producing MVTAVLIIGLAVAVFVGFNIGGSSTGVAFGPAVGSRLVSKTGAAALFTGFALLGGATVGTEVIETMGGRIVPADQFTLAASVGVLFFVGLALLISNLFGVPASTSMTAVGAIAGLGVASGSLDYAVMFEIVSAWIVAPVLAFWICAVVGRYLYPYLDAWFGIDRSDGALFVLDRSGSVPIPHLAEDTSRKEGFWSAIVLAISCYMAFSAGASNTANAVAPLVGGGAISITQGVVLAAAAIGLGSFTIARRTLDTVGNDLTDLPLLASLVVAIVSATIITVLSEFGIPASLAVSATMCIVGLGWGRATRTTTVASAATAAIQGSEETTTISTNALAADDTATGTTAGDVAGDVTGDTANGDVAGAGGVPGIGEEEPDELAANDLFDPATTGRVVMLWIMTPSLSAAASFVLFELFPVYGGT
- the hisC gene encoding histidinol-phosphate transaminase, with the protein product MQTRDLSEHAVYRAGEGSEEVARELGLDPDDLVKLSSNENPLGPSPAAMTAIREAASEVHVYPKSAHTDLVAAIADQWELTPSQVWLANGGDGALDYLSRALLDPGAAVLVPEPGFAYYGMSARYHHGRVRSYSLRAEEGFTQSADAVLDVYDGERIVYLTSPHNPTGTVVDLADVERIAEETNEDTLVVVDEAYGEFAETPSAVRLVEGREGWDAREDVAVLRTFSKAYGLAGLRLGYAVVPEPWAGAYARVNTPFAASTVACRAGLAALDDREHVERTVESAVWAREYLESELDTKTHESEGNFVLAKVSDATAVAEAAQRRGVIVRDCTSFGLPECVRVSCGTREETERAVSVLNEVLAG
- a CDS encoding adenylate kinase family protein; its protein translation is MRVAVTGTPGSGKTTATDRLAARDDGSNADDSGGVEGTLDLVHLNEVIREEGLSTGTDADRDSLVADLDGVEAWLDDRQTTADIALVESHLAHWLNADRVVVLRCHPAELEDRLAARGEPDATITENAESEALDVILGEAVERHSRDAVYEIDATDRAPEDVASEIRAVIAGEREPSAGTVSFVEYL